A stretch of the Vigna radiata var. radiata cultivar VC1973A chromosome 7, Vradiata_ver6, whole genome shotgun sequence genome encodes the following:
- the LOC106767809 gene encoding uncharacterized protein LOC106767809, with the protein MTNNNMNSHKKSLLSRLRMAVNKVKLLLSATVLSHAWHAANILRRVSMSKRQISFNDRPGLMMCAPSSSEETDSEGLISPPAHTLQRTISCPSDDDIDKRAEMFITNFRRQLQMERQISLQLRYCRENSLDLVSP; encoded by the coding sequence ATGACCAACAATAACATGAACTCGCACAAAAAGTCTCTACTGAGCCGCCTCAGAATGGCCGTGAACAAGGTGAAGCTCCTGCTGAGCGCCACCGTGCTCAGCCACGCATGGCATGCGGCGAACATTCTCCGACGCGTTTCTATGAGCAAACGCCAGATTAGTTTCAACGATCGACCAGGGTTGATGATGTGCGCTCCTTCTTCATCGGAGGAAACGGATTCGGAGGGTTTGATTTCTCCTCCTGCGCACACCCTTCAGAGGACCATAAGCTGTCCCTCGGATGATGATATTGATAAGAGAGCAGAGATGTTCATAACCAATTTCAGACGACAGCTTCAGATGGAGAGACAAATCTCACTGCAGCTACGTTATTGCAGGGAAAATAGTCTTGACTTGGTCTCTCCCTGA
- the LOC106767325 gene encoding 4-coumarate--CoA ligase 2: MYYQKIVQKKLLNKLFPIFPFTISSSLPFTFFTTQTNNIATTTKLEQQHHNHDFIFRSKLPDIYIPTHLPLHSYIFQNLSQFNHRPCLINAATGDCFTYADVHLTARRVAAGLNKLGIQHSDVILLLLQNCPQFIFAFLGSSFCGATITTANPFCTPAEVAKQAAASNAKLIITQASYVDKVKDFASENDVRVMCVDGAPEGFLQFSELTKANENDIHGVKISPDDVVALLYSSGTTGLPKGVMLTHKGLITSVAQQVDGENPNLYIRSEDVVLCVLPLFHIFSLSIVLLCSLRVGAAILIMPKFDIVKLMELVEKHKVSVAPFVPPMILAIAKSPDLQLYDLSSIRLIMSGAAPVGKELEDSVRAKLPNAILGQGYGMTEAGPVLSMCLAFAKEAWHVKSGSCGTVVRNAEMKIVDPLTGASLHTNQAGEICIRGNQIMKGYLNDEEATKITIDEEGWLHTGDIGYIDDDDQIFIVDRLKELIKYKGFQVAPSELEDMLIVHPKISDAAVVSMKDEAAGEVPVAFVVLSNGSKISEEEIKQYISKQVVFYKRISRVFFVSSIPKAASGKILRRELRARLANGIPSL; encoded by the exons AtgtattatcaaaaaattgtccaaaaaaaattgttaaacaaACTTTTTCCTATTTTCCCCTTTACCATCTCATCTTCACTCCCATTCACATTCTTCACCACCCAAACCAACAACATAGCAACCACAACCAAATTGGAACAACAACACCACAACCATGACTTCATCTTCCGTTCCAAACTGCCCGACATTTACATTCCCACGCACCTCCCTCTCCACTCTTACATCTTCCAAAACCTCTCCCAGTTCAACCATCGACCCTGCCTCATCAACGCCGCCACCGGAGACTGCTTCACTTACGCCGACGTCCACCTCACCGCTCGCAGAGTCGCCGCCGGCCTCAACAAACTCGGCATCCAACACAGCGACGTCATCCTCCTTCTCCTCCAGAACTGCCCCCAGTTCATCTTCGCATTCCTGGGCTCCTCCTTCTGCGGCGCCACCATCACCACCGCTAACCCCTTCTGCACTCCGGCGGAGGTGGCCAAGCAAGCCGCGGCCTCCAACGCCAAACTCATCATAACACAGGCGTCCTACGTGGACAAAGTGAAGGATTTCGCGAGCGAAAACGACGTCAGAGTGATGTGCGTTGACGGGGCGCCGGAAGGTTTCCTTCAGTTCTCGGAGTTAACGAAGGCAAACGAGAATGACATTCACGGCGTTAAAATATCCCCAGATGACGTGGTTGCGCTGCTGTATTCTTCTGGAACGACGGGGCTTCCGAAGGGAGTGATGCTAACGCACAAGGGGCTGATTACGAGCGTGGCGCAACAAGTGGACGGAGAGAACCCTAATCTGTATATACGCAGCGAGGACGTGGTGTTGTGCGTGCTTCcacttttccatattttttccCTCAGCATTGTTTTGCTCTGTTCCCTTCGAGTTGGGGCTGCAATTTTGATAATGCCCAAATTCGATATAGTAAAATTGATGGAGCTGGTGGAAAAACACAAGGTGAGCGTGGCACCATTTGTGCCACCCATGATTTTGGCTATTGCCAAAAGTCCAGATTTGCAGCTTTACGACCTGTCGTCGATTCGACTGATTATGTCTGGCGCCGCTCCTGTGGGAAAGGAACTTGAGGATTCTGTCAGGGCCAAACTTCCCAACGCCATTCTTGGACAG GGTTATGGGATGACAGAAGCAGGACCAGTGCTTTCAATGTGCTTAGCGTTTGCGAAGGAAGCATGGCATGTGAAATCAGGTTCGTGCGGGACCGTTGTAAGAAATGCAGAGATGAAGATCGTTGACCCTCTCACTGGTGCTTCGCTTCACACAAATCAAGCTGGTGAGATTTGCATCAGAGGCAACCAGATCATGAAAG GTTACCTAAACGATGAAGAAGCCACAAAAATAACTATAGACGAAGAAGGATGGTTGCATACGGGTGATATTGGATACATCGACGATGATGACCAGATTTTCATCGTTGATCGGTTGAAGGAGTTGATCAAATACAAAGGATTTCAAGTTGCTCCTTCCGAGCTCGAAGACATGCTAATTGTGCACCCAAAGATTTCTGATGCTGCCGTTGTGTC CATGAAGGATGAAGCTGCAGGAGAGGTTCCGGTTGCATTTGTTGTACTATCAAATGGTTCAAAAATCTCTGAGGAAGAAATCAAGCAGTACATCTCAAAGCAG GTTGTGTTCTACAAAAGAATCAGTAGAGTTTTCTTTGTGAGTTCAATTCCGAAGGCAGCCTCTGGAAAGATCTTGCGAAGAGAACTGAGGGCAAGGCTTGCAAATGGTATTCCTTCATTGTGA